The nucleotide sequence CTACCAGCCGGCCTGGGTCGAGATCACCCCGCCCAACGAGACCAAGGCCCTCAAGATCGAGTGGCCCTGGGAGTCCGACACCCTCGTCGACCAGCGCGGCGCCACCCACCCCGGCACCTTCGTCAACCCCATCGGCTGACCAGCTCACAGCTATGCCATGAAGGTCCACTGCCCCGATGCCCCGCTGCCCTGGTGTGTGACGCGCCAGGGCAGCGGACTTTCCGTTTCACGGCCCGCGCCCTCAAGAGGTCATCCCATGGGGCCGGCTGGGTAGTCCGTCGGCGCGGTGGGATTCATCGACCGCTGTTTACCGCCCTGTCCGGTGCGCATCCGGTGCGTCGTCCACCGCACATCTGCCTGTCCTAAGAGGCCCGCACCTCATAGGCCGATCAGTCGCACGCGGTCATTGCAGAGCTTGGCCATGTCGTCGGTGTCGGAGGTGAGTACGGCGACTGGTGGCGGCTGGCGTAGTGCTGCCTCGGTGACGGTGGCGTCGATCGCGTATTTGTGCCCGCGCAGTCCTGCTGACTTGAGCAGTTCGGCGGCTGCCTTGGCCGCCTGTTCGGTGACGGGTTCGACCTTGACCCGTGAGAGGGCCCAGTTCAGGCGTGGGAGGTTCGCTCGCGAATGACCTGGGCCTTCGCTGTGGAGCGGGTGACGGGAATGGAACTCGCGCTCTGAGCTCGGGAATCAACCGGCGCTTGATCGCCAGGCATCGCTCTGACCAGCGAAAACGCAGTGCAGATGCGCTCCTGGTCAGCGGCCGGATGATGCCTGTGGCCACCGCTGCCTACCCTCACCGGCTTCCCCGGCCGGTGAGTCGTCAGAAAGTGGTGATCGCCACGCCGTCCGGGGCGGTGCCGGTGGTGACGGTGCCGATGACCAGGTTGGTGGCCGTGTTGATCACCGAGACGCTGTTCGAGTTCTGGTTGGTGATGTAGGCGCGTTGCAGGGTGTAGGTGTATCCGCCCGGGGCGGTTGTGGTTCCGGCGGCGGTGGTGACTTGGACGATGACGTTGCCGGGGGCATGGGCCGGGGTGGTGCCGGTCAGGACGGTTCCCGCGGCGTTGACGGTGACGGGGGTGGCGGCGGTGCCGCCGAAGGTGACAGCGGCGCCGGTGAGGTTGGTTCCGGTCAGGGTGAACGCGCTGCCGCCCGCAGCGGTGCCGGAGGTGGGGGTGAGTGAACTCACCGTGGGAGAGGCTGGGTTGACGGTCTGGGTGTCGGTGCCGGTCGAGGAGGAGAAGTTCACCGCGCCGCCATAGACCGCCGTGATCGTGTGGGTGCCCGCAGCGAGCGTGCTGCTCGTGACCGTGGCCACGCCACCCGCGTTGAGGGCACCGGTCAGAGTGCCGCCACCGGTCCCGCTGATGGTGAACGTCACCGAGCCGGTGGGGATGCCCGCGCCGGGCGGGACCGCGGCGACCGTCGCGGTCAAGGTCACCGGCTGACCGAACACCGACGGATCGGGAGACGACGTCACCGTCGTGGTCGTCGCCGCCTGCGCGACAGTGTGGGAGCCCGTACCGGTGGAGGGGTGGAAAACGCTGTCGCCGTTGTAGACGGCGGTGATGGAGTACGGGCTCCCCGAAGGGGCGGCGTAGGCGTGCGTGACGGTGGCCGCGCCGTCGGCGAGCGGCGCCGCCACCCCCGGTGTTCCGTCGCCGAAGTCAAAGGTGATGGTGCCGGTCGGCGTGACCGAAGTGGTCGGAACGCCCGTCACGGTGGCCGTGACCGCTACTGGCTCGCCGGAGACGGAAGGGGCGGGATCGGAGGTCACCACGGTCGCCGACGCCGCCTGATAGGTGAAGGCGTTCGGAAGGGTGGTGCTGCCTCCGGCGGTGGTGACGGTGACCGCGGTGGGCCCTGTGAGTCCGGGCGGTGTCACGGCGATGATCAGGGTGTCGGAGTAGGAGCGGAAGGAGGATGCGGCGAAGCCGCCGAATGTCACGCTGCTGGCGCCGGCCAGCCCGGTGCCGCTGACAACGACGGTCGTCCCGCCGGCGATGGGCCCGCTCGCCGGGGTCACGCCGAAGACCGCCGGAACCGCGGCATAGATGTAGAGCAGCCGGTTGCTGACGCCCCCGACCGCGACGGCGTAGACCGGAACCGTGCTGGGCACCGCGGCGGGAGGAGCGACGACGGTCAGCCGCTGGTCAGAGAGCACCGTAGGAAGCACCGTCGCGTCCCCGAAGTGCACGCTCTGCGCGGTCGACAGGTTCACGCCGGTCAGAGTGACGCTGCCGCCGCCGACCAGCGGACCGCCACCGGGGGCGATCCCGGACAGGCGGGGCGCGGAGAGATAGAAGAAGGAGCCGATCGTGTCGGTGCCGCTGGGGGTGGTGACGCTCACGGGGACGACGCCATTGCCCGACGGAGCGACCGCGTTCACGGTCTGGTCGTCGATGACCATGAAGCTCAGGGCCGGACGGGCGCCGAAGTGCACAGCGGTCGCGCCGCCGAGGTGGTGCCCGACGATGATCACCTGCGTCCCGCCGGCTGAGGACCCCTGCTCCGGGAAGACACCGTTCATGACGCCCCCTAGATGTCGAGGCGGCGGAGCGCTGCCGCACCAGCCGCTGCCAGACCACGGCAGCAGCTGACGGCTGCAAGTCCTCCACGGGGATGCCCTTCACGACGCAAAACGCCCGGACGCTGCCTCGCCTGAATGGAGGTCTGCGGACGGCCAATGGCCGCGCTCCCCGGAGAGGGATGGGCGGCCCGCCGGTTCGGATATTTCAGTAAGCCATTGGAGTGGCTTTCTGTACAAGGGCCTTGACGCAGTGTCACCTATTTGGCGGAGCGGGCGGCCCACCGCTGATCAGGCGCCGACGGAGCGGGCGCAGCGCGGGCCGGCCAGCGGGCTGGTCTCCCGGGAGGCGGGTATGTCTCCTGACTACGGTGCCGTCCGACTTCATGTACTGCTCGATCACGGGCACAGCCGTGTCCCCCATCAGTCGAGTCACGCCTCCCTGCGCAACTGCCCCTATGAAAGCACCCGCCACTGACAACATGTCACGTGAAGATCGCCGTGCGTGATCACTTCGCGCTATCGCCGGGCTGTCCAGACGGAAGGTCTACAGGTGGGCCCGATCTGTCCTCGACGAGCGCGAATTCACCACCTCGCACCCACATGTGGTGCGGACCACTTGGGTCGCGTCTCGTGATGCGGGGCGGGTGCGCGTCGGGCGGGTCTGGTCGTGCCTTCATTGACCGCTGTGCACCGCCTTTAAGGGCACGGCTGGGGCACGACTACGGCATGCCTTGAGATCGCCCCCGCTCCCGCTGCCCGACTACGGGGTTCCGTATGGCGAGGCCGCGTGGGCCGGAGGCCGCTTCGCAGCTGCATGGCAGCCGCCCCGCCTCATCCGGCCGCGACCGGGGGAGGCCGCCGCGGCCCGTCCGGCCGCGGCCGTACTCCGCGAGTGCGTTGAAGGCGGCCTTGGGTTCCCACGGCAGGCCGGGATAGGTGGCGGGGCGAGCAGACCGCGCTCGTGGTCGCGCATGCGGGGCGGAGCCCGACGCGGCGGAAACGGTAGCCGATGGTCAGGAAGAAGCCTCCAGTTCGCGGTCCCAGTGTTCGGCAGCGTGCTCGGTGATCACATCGAGAGGGTTCCTCGGCCGCTGCCGCCACCAGCGGCGTCGTCCCACGTTCGAGGGGCGGTCTCCACGAGACCGCCCCTGACCAGCCATCAGCCCGATACACCCCAGCCACCCGACCTCGTCCCAGGTCGGACAGCGAAACCCCGCTGGAGTACTAAGGGGGCCCTAGGGGCGCTGCTTCAAGCGGTCGACGATCGCCCAGTCCGCCACGTGCGACAGCTGGATGTACGTCTTCTTCCCGGAACGCGAGGTCCGCTCGTCGCGGAAGCCCAGGAATTCATAGGACTCCGGGTCGAAGATGAGGTACTTGCCCTTCTCGGACGCGCGCTTGGGGTAGGAGATCCCCACCCCGGTGCGCCCGGCGGAGTCCTTCATCCCCGGGGTCGCCTTGACCCCGGGCACCAGGGCCAGCGCCTCGTATGCGGCGGGACGCAGTCCCTCGGGCAGCACCGGCCACTTCAGGAGCTCGCCGAGCATGAAGTAGGCGTCGTACCAGTCCCACGCGGTGAAGTCGTCGATCGACTTGTCGGATGTGCCGACGCCGATGATGCCCGGGATGAGCTTCTCCGGGTCGGTGGGCAGCTTCTTCAGCTGGCTCCACTCCCGAGGCGGCCACACGCCCTCGTTCTTCCTCATGGGCTTTTCCCAGATCACCCGGCCGAGCTCCATGGTCAAAGATCGCTTGGAGCCGTCCACCGAGTCCCAGTTCACGTCCACGTAGGTCTTGACCGCGCCGGTCTTCCGCTCCGTCTCCTTGATGATCCGCTTCCAGTAGATGAACTGGTCGTCGCGCGGCGCCACGGGCTTCTCGTGCTTACTCGCCCGCGCTGCCGCCCCGTTCAGCACCGTCACGGCGCCGACGTTGCGCATCCGCGGGGCGTTCGTGCCCGCGCGGTCGGTGCGGTCGCCCTCGTCGGCGCCGTCCGCGGCGATCAGTACCGCCGTGCCCGTAACCGCCATGGTGACCACCGCGGCTGTCGCGAGGCGCAGTGTGCGGCGGCGGCTGGGTGCGGCGTCGGGGTGCCGCTCCGTGCGCGTAATCGTGTTGAGCAGTCGGTGGCGGGCCTGCGCTCGGGCCGGTTCGGTGAGCGGGGCCGCGTCCGCGTTCCAGTCCCGCAGGAGTTCGAGTTCGTCAGTCATGGCCGGATGCCTCTCGCAGTGTCGTCGGATCGGATCCGCCCAACGCTTCGCGTAGCTTGCTGCGAGCCCGGTGCAGCCGTGATCTGACTGTGCCGATGGGGACACCGAGGGCCTGGGCCACCTCCTCGTAGCCGAGACCGCCCCACGCCACCAGCAGCAGCACGTCCCGGTGCCGCGCGGGCAGTGCGGCCAGTGCCGCCGCCAGCTCGCGGCGTATGGCCTGTGCCCCTGCCCGGGCCGCAGCCCGGTCGGCCAGCGGCTCCTCGTGGTCGGCGGGGGCCGGGATGCGGGCCAGGGCCTTGAACCGGCGGGCCTCGGCCCGCCGGTGCCGGCCGACCAGGTTGGTCGCTATGCCGAACAGCCAGGGCTGGGCGTCGTTGCCCATGGCCCGCGCGGGGTCGTACCGGTGCCGCTGCTGGAAAGCAGTGGTGAAGGTCTCCGCCATGAGGTCGTCGGCCGGCTCGCCGCCGAGCCTACGGGCCAGATAACGGTGTACCGCATCCGCGTGTCGGTCAAAGAGCACGGCGAATGCCTCGGGCTCATCCCGGGACCGCGCAATTACCGAGGCATCGCTCTCCGCCCCCGTGCGGACGCCTGGCTCGACGGTCATCGGGGCTCCTCTCGTCCTGAAGAACGCTTCGAAGGCTTGGGCTTTCCTCTCTTCTTCGCCCGTCGCCCCCGGCGAGTTCCCTTGGAGCCCTGGCCGCTGGTCCCTGGTAGTGCTTGGTCGGGTTGGTATCGGTTCTGGCATGTCGCGGTGACAGGTGGGGCAGGCGCCGGTCCAGAGCGCGAGGAGTAACTGCAGTTCGCGGGTGACCCGATACAGGATCCGGCCGACGCCGTCTCTTTTGGGGACCGGGTGATGCGCTGGAGGGGCGCAGAAGGCGTGCGCGACGGAGACGAGGGTGACGTGGTGGTGCCAGTCTCTCCAGGTGCGGCTTTCGAAGTGGGCCAGGCCCAGGGCCTGCGAACTCATCGTCGACCTCGACGACGAAGCCCGACGCATCGCCTACGCGGTGGTCGGCGGCTCTCTGGAGCCCACGCACCACCACGCGTCCATGCAGGTTCTCGGCGATACCGAGAGCCGCAGCCGATTCGTCTGGATCACCGACGTAACGCCGAGCAGTCTCGGAGAACCCATCGCCGAGAGCCGTTGCCGACCGGCCGGAACAGACGCCGACCTCCGCCTCCATCCACTCCCTGGAGCGGTATCCCGCCCCTGCGTTGATGCGGTCCCCAGCATGTCCCGGAGCGCAGTCCCGCCGCCCGCAGCCGGTGAACCTCCAGAACCTACCCGCGGGTTACTTGCCCCGGGCGTCCGAGCTAGGAGTGCCGGGCCGTTACCGGGAATGGGGGCGTTACCTTCTGCAACTCCACGTCGCCAATGGCGACACGGAGTTCGTGCATGCCCTCCAGGTCTACGATCTTCGTCACACCGGGCACACCCTCTCGACCCAATCCGGCGCGACGCTCAAGGACACCATGGTGCGCGCCGGGCAGTCGTCCACGCGGGCCGCGCTGATCTACCAGCACTCACCCCTGGAGCGGCAGCGCAAGTCGCGTGACAAGGTGGGGCGCAGTTCGTCCACCAGGCCGCGGTTGCCGTCGTGCCGGGTGTGCGGAGTTCAGGTAAGCGGGCTTCCCAAGCGGCCCTGATCGGTAAGGGGAGAAGCAGCTCCCGCCATACATGCCGCAGAGACATCGCGCTCAGGTTCGTGTTGAGGTCGTCATCAGTCTGGGCCTCGCGGATGACGCGCTCGTACATCAGCCGGAAGTCCGCCTCGTCGGCCAGGTCGTAGACGTAGTGCGGTCCCCAGTCGATGTGACGAGGCAGCGTGACGGTGCCAGTTGTCGGCCCATCCAGCTCCGCGAGCGATGCCGGCAGTACGTACGGCTTCGCCGCTGCGTACCTGCTCATGGCTCCAGCATGCCTGATGGGGCCTGCCGATGCCGATGGCGCTGATATCGCAGGGAGTGCACTACGGAGTGAACGTCGAGGTGCCTCGGGGGAAAGACAGCCGTGACCGTTGTTGACCGCTGCTTCCCGCCTGTTCTGGCACGCATCTGGCGCGGCTGCCCGCTGCGTGAGTTGGCCGTCAGGGGCCGTGGAGTTCGGTCTCCCATGCCTGAAATGGTGGTTCGACCTGGTAGCTCGGGTCGCAATAGGCGCGGATCCACTGGGCAGCGCGGTACTGCGCCTCTCCGTCGTTGAGCACACACCCGCTCTCGTCGACCTCCAGCACGTTGCCGTAGATCGCGAAAATCTGCTCCAGGGCAGAGCCGAACTGGAAGAGGGCGGGCCGGTAATCGATGCCATCGAGGAGGTCGACGTCAATCGTGCCGTTCGCGAGGTAGAAGGCGAACAACCGGATCGATGCACGCACGTCGAGAGGAAGATGCCCCACAGCTACATCATGCCTGTCCGCATGGATGCAACTGAGCTGTCCCAACATCATCGGGCTGCCCGCTCAGCGCGCGGCGCCGAGCGGGCCGCGCTGATCTACCGGCACTCGCCGTTGGGGCGACAGAAGGAGGTGGCTGCTGGGACCGATGCCCTGGTCCGTGCCGACCGGCAGAAGGGCGCTGAGCAAGCGGCGCGAGGGCCTCTGGTGC is from Streptomyces hygroscopicus and encodes:
- a CDS encoding integrase, which codes for MRSPACPGAQSRRPQPVNLQNLPAGYLPRASELGVPGRYREWGRYLLQLHVANGDTEFVHALQVYDLRHTGHTLSTQSGATLKDTMVRAGQSSTRAALIYQHSPLERQRKSRDKVGRSSSTRPRLPSCRVCGVQVSGLPKRP
- a CDS encoding RNA polymerase sigma70 factor produces the protein MTVEPGVRTGAESDASVIARSRDEPEAFAVLFDRHADAVHRYLARRLGGEPADDLMAETFTTAFQQRHRYDPARAMGNDAQPWLFGIATNLVGRHRRAEARRFKALARIPAPADHEEPLADRAAARAGAQAIRRELAAALAALPARHRDVLLLVAWGGLGYEEVAQALGVPIGTVRSRLHRARSKLREALGGSDPTTLREASGHD